A section of the Halopiger aswanensis genome encodes:
- a CDS encoding aldo/keto reductase, translating to MNDRRLGETGLQVSPLCFGTWRFGKEQDGVVETGREEAHELLEAFAERGGNFIDTANGYGDGDSERWIGEWLADRDREDFVIASKCYWSTVSRFQENLSRKNVRAEVEGSLDRLGTDYLDILYLHRFDDETPIETTLRTIDDLVSEGKVHYVGISTCDAWKLTKGLWKADVNNYEAFSVTQPLFHAAYYEDVAEYLDVCADQNLAVCPYSPLAGGFLTGKYERVGDGTYDLDAPEGTRAELSDRFTDFYVSERGWHVLDAVREVADEVDATPAQVALRWLMDQPDFDCVPIIGARTVDQLKENLGAVDISLTDEQFDRIFDARYDENGKLYKTNA from the coding sequence ATGAACGACCGACGACTCGGCGAGACAGGCCTGCAGGTCTCACCGCTGTGTTTCGGGACGTGGCGATTCGGGAAGGAACAAGACGGCGTCGTCGAGACGGGCCGCGAGGAAGCCCATGAACTGCTCGAAGCCTTCGCGGAACGTGGCGGCAACTTCATCGACACGGCCAACGGCTACGGCGACGGCGACTCCGAGCGGTGGATCGGCGAGTGGCTCGCGGACCGCGACCGCGAAGACTTCGTGATCGCGTCGAAGTGCTACTGGTCGACGGTCTCTCGGTTCCAGGAAAACCTCTCCCGGAAGAACGTCCGTGCGGAGGTCGAAGGCTCGCTCGACCGGTTGGGGACGGACTACCTCGACATCCTGTACCTGCACCGGTTCGACGACGAGACGCCGATCGAGACCACGCTGCGAACGATTGACGACCTCGTCTCCGAGGGGAAGGTCCACTACGTCGGTATCTCGACCTGTGACGCCTGGAAGCTCACGAAGGGCCTCTGGAAGGCCGACGTAAACAACTACGAGGCCTTCAGCGTCACGCAACCCCTGTTTCACGCTGCCTACTACGAGGACGTCGCGGAGTACCTCGATGTGTGTGCCGATCAGAACCTCGCGGTCTGTCCGTACTCACCGCTGGCTGGCGGGTTTCTCACCGGAAAGTACGAGCGCGTCGGCGACGGGACCTACGACCTAGACGCGCCGGAGGGGACCCGTGCGGAGCTGTCCGATCGATTCACGGACTTCTACGTCTCCGAACGGGGATGGCACGTTCTCGACGCCGTCCGCGAGGTCGCCGACGAGGTCGATGCGACGCCTGCCCAGGTTGCGCTCCGGTGGCTCATGGACCAGCCCGACTTCGACTGCGTGCCGATCATCGGCGCCCGCACCGTTGACCAGCTCAAGGAGAACCTCGGCGCCGTCGACATCTCGCTCACGGACGAACAGTTCGATCGCATCTTCGACGCCCGCTACGACGAGAACGGGAAACTCTACAAGACGAACGCCTGA
- a CDS encoding polysaccharide deacetylase family protein, translated as MRRRTYLSITASAVAGVAGCIASRSTNTDRDSTDDSTLPPDDTRAALPDEEGGSSTDETAVDQPAEAGTHDDFENLETWDITGGTLTADPNRAVVGSQSARVEVPAARGATRLTKTFAEPRDLADVVPGVAVAADDVVVPWVRLVDTEGNSIDYRRGVGGELPLMRYNFGIEALDTGFDATSVSEVHIQLWTAEGDTRTVWFDDFHVTPRPETGAVMIQFDDGSATDYTEALPILEECGYPAATFVNPDSIDSGEQWLTTDQLYELDDAGWCIGNHTRSHGRLPELNIAEQAAEIREGKQWLIERGFEDGAEYFAYPYGRYDATTLELVDEHHAIGFAGGRPVQGYTTNTRLASRISEPSVDRLETVLERTAEQRGITSVMYHQLEGEDLEAFERLVELLHEYESHGELEVILPTDLEERFLF; from the coding sequence ATGAGGCGACGGACCTATCTCTCGATAACAGCGTCGGCCGTAGCCGGTGTCGCGGGTTGTATTGCCTCGCGTTCTACCAATACGGACCGCGACAGTACCGATGATTCGACATTGCCACCTGACGACACTCGAGCGGCGCTACCTGACGAGGAGGGTGGATCCTCGACCGACGAGACTGCGGTCGATCAGCCGGCCGAAGCCGGCACCCACGACGACTTCGAGAATCTCGAGACGTGGGACATCACGGGCGGGACCCTGACGGCAGATCCAAACCGGGCCGTCGTCGGCTCCCAGAGCGCGCGGGTCGAAGTTCCGGCAGCCCGAGGGGCGACGCGACTCACGAAGACGTTCGCAGAACCGCGTGACCTCGCTGACGTCGTCCCCGGTGTCGCAGTCGCGGCGGACGACGTCGTCGTCCCCTGGGTGCGGTTGGTCGACACGGAGGGCAATTCGATCGACTACCGACGCGGTGTCGGTGGTGAACTCCCGCTGATGCGATACAACTTCGGTATCGAAGCGCTCGATACGGGATTCGATGCCACGAGTGTTTCCGAGGTTCACATTCAGCTCTGGACGGCCGAGGGGGACACGCGGACCGTGTGGTTCGACGACTTCCACGTTACGCCCCGTCCGGAGACGGGAGCGGTGATGATCCAGTTCGACGACGGCAGCGCCACCGACTACACCGAAGCCTTACCGATTCTCGAGGAATGCGGCTATCCTGCGGCGACGTTCGTCAACCCCGACTCGATCGACAGTGGCGAGCAGTGGCTCACGACCGACCAGCTATACGAACTCGACGACGCCGGCTGGTGTATCGGGAATCACACTCGTAGTCACGGACGGCTCCCCGAACTCAACATTGCCGAACAGGCGGCCGAGATCCGCGAGGGCAAACAGTGGCTCATCGAACGGGGATTCGAAGACGGAGCCGAGTATTTCGCCTATCCGTACGGGCGGTACGACGCGACGACGCTCGAACTCGTCGACGAGCACCACGCGATCGGCTTTGCCGGTGGCCGTCCGGTACAGGGATACACTACGAACACCAGGCTTGCGTCCCGGATCAGTGAACCGAGCGTTGACCGCCTCGAGACCGTACTCGAGCGGACAGCCGAACAGCGCGGGATCACGTCAGTGATGTATCACCAGCTCGAGGGCGAGGACCTCGAGGCCTTCGAGCGGCTGGTCGAACTGCTTCACGAGTACGAGTCGCATGGTGAGCTCGAGGTGATTCTTCCGACCGATCTCGAAGAACGGTTCCTGTTCTAG
- a CDS encoding VanZ family protein: MVRWLGPVGIAAGICYWSLVTTPPTISPVGFEWGAAAVTGVATSSVGVLLDPTAVPQSYFQHGIAYALLALALAYALADRESNIIRKALVVIVLATTYGTLMEFGQLFRPERTASVTDGTVNALGALTALCWYELERRVEFVSFAELRSPTSQ; the protein is encoded by the coding sequence TTGGTTCGCTGGCTCGGCCCCGTCGGTATTGCCGCAGGTATCTGTTACTGGTCGCTCGTAACGACCCCGCCGACGATCTCTCCGGTTGGGTTCGAGTGGGGAGCCGCGGCTGTCACTGGCGTCGCAACGAGTAGTGTTGGAGTCCTACTCGACCCCACCGCTGTACCACAATCGTATTTTCAGCACGGCATCGCCTACGCGCTTCTCGCACTTGCCCTCGCGTACGCCCTTGCCGACCGTGAGTCAAACATCATCAGGAAGGCGTTGGTAGTCATCGTTCTCGCAACGACTTACGGCACACTCATGGAGTTCGGACAGCTGTTCCGGCCCGAGCGCACCGCCTCCGTTACGGATGGGACGGTCAACGCGCTCGGCGCACTGACTGCACTGTGCTGGTACGAACTCGAGCGCCGTGTGGAGTTCGTATCGTTTGCGGAACTCCGCAGTCCAACCAGTCAGTAG
- a CDS encoding DNA-binding protein, producing MRRAVRFVMAAVFLTALLGLCVHYGATYDEGWPHPTGDQLRDDYDAYVGERVLLFGEVRSVDAESSSITIHVTDSADEVAAELEIHDFEKPVEPGGVVQVYGVLEADRTMTPIQTIVVNGGTTAFYYKLGASVTGVLLAIGYFLVHWRPTVRGFGFEPRTDTTARQTVNADDPTESTEADCNG from the coding sequence ATGCGACGCGCAGTCCGGTTCGTAATGGCCGCCGTCTTTCTCACAGCCCTGCTCGGACTCTGCGTCCACTACGGGGCGACGTACGACGAGGGCTGGCCGCACCCGACCGGCGACCAACTGCGGGACGACTACGACGCGTACGTCGGCGAGCGCGTCCTGCTATTCGGCGAGGTCCGATCCGTCGACGCCGAATCGAGTTCCATCACGATCCACGTCACCGACTCCGCAGACGAGGTCGCGGCCGAACTCGAGATCCATGACTTCGAGAAGCCGGTCGAACCCGGCGGCGTCGTGCAGGTCTACGGCGTGCTCGAGGCGGATCGAACGATGACGCCGATCCAGACGATCGTCGTCAACGGCGGAACGACCGCCTTCTACTACAAGCTCGGCGCCTCCGTTACGGGCGTGCTCCTCGCAATCGGCTACTTCCTCGTCCACTGGCGACCGACTGTCCGAGGGTTCGGGTTCGAACCGCGGACCGACACGACCGCCCGACAAACAGTGAATGCCGACGATCCGACTGAGTCCACGGAGGCAGATTGCAATGGCTGA